One genomic segment of Scophthalmus maximus strain ysfricsl-2021 chromosome 3, ASM2237912v1, whole genome shotgun sequence includes these proteins:
- the dnase1l1 gene encoding deoxyribonuclease-1-like 1 produces MRSSSLLLLSFLASVAAVRGASDFRVCAFNLHHFGDSKTKKSAVMHTLTRIIARCDVCLLQEVRDSKATALPQLLTGLNSYDTEHKYDAVASVRLGRSESYQEQYVFVYRTDTVTVTGQYQYPDDRPGDVDAFSREPFVVRFKAPKTVIKEFVLIPQHTTPVNTTRELDALYDVLQHMKKLWKTQNVMLLGDFNADCGYLAKKNRKYVRLITDTELVWLIEDKTDTTVRSTTSCTYDRIVVHGETFVREIVPLSAKPFNFQTEYRLTEEQALEVSDHYPVEVLLKVIKSKVPFNGATSLALTGTEETTNQFTSHSKFLSLFVLSHYVFQMLTW; encoded by the exons ATGAGGtcatcttccctcctcctcctctccttcctcgcGAGTGTGGCGGCTGTCCGGGGGGCTTCGGACTTTAGAGTCTGTGCCTTCAACCTCCATCACTTTGGGGATTCCAAGACCAAGAAAAGCGCTGTCATGCACACTCTTACTAGG ATCATAGCTcgctgtgatgtgtgtttgcttcAGGAAGTGAGAGACAGTAAAGCAACAGCTTTACCACAGTTGCTTACAGGTCTCAACAG CTATGACACTGAACATAAGTATGACGCCGTGGCCAGTGTGAGGCTGGGCAGGTCAGAATCATATCAGGAGCAGTATGTGTTCGTGTACAG GACTGATACAGTGACTGTCACTGGCCAGTATCAGTATCCAGATGATCGACCAGGTGATGTTGATGCTTTCTCCAGAGAGCCTTTTGTCGTCCGCTTCAAAGCCCCCAAGACAG TTATAAAGGAGTTCGTCCTCATACCTCAGCACACCACTCCAGTCAACACCACTAGGGAGCTTGATGCACTGTATGATGTTTTACAACACATGAAAAAGCTGTGGAAAACTCAG AATGTGATGCTTCTTGGGGACTTCAACGCTGACTGTGGCTACCTCGCTAAGAAGAACAGGAAGTATGTGCGCCTGATTACGGACACGGAGCTTGTTTGGCTCATTGAAGACAAAACTGACACCACCGTGCGGTCGACCACCTCCTGCACCTACGACAG GATCGTTGTACATGGGGAAACATTTGTCAGAGAAATTGTGCCTCTTTCGGCCAAACCATTTAACTTCCAAACAGAATACCGACTGACAGAGGAGCAG GCACTGGAGGTCAGCGACCACTACCCGGTGGAGGTCCTGCTCAAGGTCATCAAGTCAAAAGTCCCTTTCAATGGTGCCACTTCTTTGGCACTAACTGGCACAGAGGAGACGACAAATCAGTTCACATCTCACTCAAAGTTCCTATCTTTGTTTGTCCTCAGCCATTATGTCTTCCAAATGTTAACATGGTAG
- the LOC118316620 gene encoding tumor necrosis factor receptor superfamily member 14-like isoform X1, protein MKSRRKPLAAAPVLLIFLINVFSGNTLTCHPGTEYQIRDKCCPLCPPGKSVIKDCTELRSTSCLPCVNGTSFTTHPNGLRECFPCASCSSGSGLKISLCTTTSDTVCEPLEGFYCTDQTGSRCVGAQRHKRCKPGQYIRHKGTALTDTECSDCSDGTFSNGKSTSCQPHTQCESLDLQLIKPGTVSTDAECGKDGLKATTSVVVIVLFLLFCVF, encoded by the exons ATGAAATCTAGGAGAAAACCGTTGGCAGCTGCACCTGTGTTGTTG ATATTTTTGATCAACGTCTTCAGTGGGAACACTCTGACCTGTCACCCAGGGACAGAGTATCAAATAAGGGATAAATGCTGTCCTCTGTGTCCGCCTG gaaaaagtGTGATTAAGGACTGCACAGAGCTCAggagcacttcctgtttgcccTGTGTGAACGGGACCTCCTTCACGACTCATCCCAATGGACTTAGAGAGTGTTTTCCCTGTGCCAGCTGCAGTTCAG gttCTGGACTGAAAATCAGTTTGTGCACAACAACATCGGATACAGTTTGTGAACCTCTGGAAGGATTCTACTGTACAGACCAGACAGGGAGCCGCTGTgtgggagcacagagacacaaaagatGTAAACCAGGACAGTACATCAGACATAAAG GAACAGCCCTCACAGACACTGAGTGCTCTGACTGCAGTGATGGGACTTTTTCAAATGGGAAATCTACATCttgtcaaccacacacaca ATGTGAATCATTGGACCTTCAGCTAATAAAACCAGGAACTGTGTCGACTGATGCTGAATGTGGAAAAGACGGTTTAAAAGCGACAACAAGTGTGGTCgttattgtgctttttttattattttgtgtgttttga
- the LOC118316620 gene encoding tumor necrosis factor receptor superfamily member 14-like isoform X3 has product MKSRRKPLAAAPVLLIFLINVFSGNTLTCHPGTEYQIRDKCCPLCPPGKSVIKDCTELRSTSCLPCVNGTSFTTHPNGLRECFPCASCSSGSGLKISLCTTTSDTVCEPLEGFYCTDQTGSRCVGAQRHKRCKPGQYIRHKVLGYDSSPCDVLQVVKGHAHDGLHGAVSCLTLSSGSEAWEALSPASS; this is encoded by the exons ATGAAATCTAGGAGAAAACCGTTGGCAGCTGCACCTGTGTTGTTG ATATTTTTGATCAACGTCTTCAGTGGGAACACTCTGACCTGTCACCCAGGGACAGAGTATCAAATAAGGGATAAATGCTGTCCTCTGTGTCCGCCTG gaaaaagtGTGATTAAGGACTGCACAGAGCTCAggagcacttcctgtttgcccTGTGTGAACGGGACCTCCTTCACGACTCATCCCAATGGACTTAGAGAGTGTTTTCCCTGTGCCAGCTGCAGTTCAG gttCTGGACTGAAAATCAGTTTGTGCACAACAACATCGGATACAGTTTGTGAACCTCTGGAAGGATTCTACTGTACAGACCAGACAGGGAGCCGCTGTgtgggagcacagagacacaaaagatGTAAACCAGGACAGTACATCAGACATAAAG TACTGGGATATGACAGCAGTCCTTGTGATGTG CTGCAGGTAGTCAAGGGCCATGCGCATGATGGCCTGCATGGAGCTGTCTCCTGTCTCACTCTGAGCTCTGGCTCCGAGGCTTGGGAGGCTCTGTCCCCGGCATCATCGTAA
- the LOC118316620 gene encoding tumor necrosis factor receptor superfamily member 14-like isoform X2, with the protein MKSRRKPLAAAPVLLIFLINVFSGNTLTCHPGTEYQIRDKCCPLCPPGKSVIKDCTELRSTSCLPCVNGTSFTTHPNGLRECFPCASCSSGSGLKISLCTTTSDTVCEPLEGFYCTDQTGSRCVGAQRHKRCKPGQYIRHKVLGYDSSPCDVVSCVTVNTAIPAVFKGDLSCPKETKIERYECNYGSLNPE; encoded by the exons ATGAAATCTAGGAGAAAACCGTTGGCAGCTGCACCTGTGTTGTTG ATATTTTTGATCAACGTCTTCAGTGGGAACACTCTGACCTGTCACCCAGGGACAGAGTATCAAATAAGGGATAAATGCTGTCCTCTGTGTCCGCCTG gaaaaagtGTGATTAAGGACTGCACAGAGCTCAggagcacttcctgtttgcccTGTGTGAACGGGACCTCCTTCACGACTCATCCCAATGGACTTAGAGAGTGTTTTCCCTGTGCCAGCTGCAGTTCAG gttCTGGACTGAAAATCAGTTTGTGCACAACAACATCGGATACAGTTTGTGAACCTCTGGAAGGATTCTACTGTACAGACCAGACAGGGAGCCGCTGTgtgggagcacagagacacaaaagatGTAAACCAGGACAGTACATCAGACATAAAG TACTGGGATATGACAGCAGTCCTTGTGATGTGGTAAGTTGTGTTACTGTAAATACTGCCATACCTGCAGTTTTCAAGGGTGATCTGTCTTgtccaaaagaaacaaagattgAAAGATACGAATGTAACTACGGTTCTTTGAATCCCGAGTGA
- the LOC118316464 gene encoding tumor necrosis factor receptor superfamily member 14 isoform X2, producing MLQLTSAQISVRWCLQLKKTANLSFKMKSTRKSLAAASVLLIFLINVFSGNTLTCHPETEYPIGDECCPLCPPGKRVKTDCTEYRSTSCLPCVNRTSFTTHPNGLRECFPCASCGSGSGLKINSLCTTTSDTVCEPMEGFYCIDRTGGRCVEARRHKKCVSGQYIRHTGTALTDTECSDCSDGTFSNGKSTSCQPHTQCESLDLQLIKPGTVSTDAECGKDYDSTNVVAIVVSFLLICVVLLFLLFFFWKNKRRLFGKIRSAAIPTEGSSPLSRPLRHAVKPRSTEPVMGRAAPCHGGATRHGGATRNEGRVH from the exons ATGCTACAGCTCACCTCAGCCCAGATCTCTGTGAGATGGTGTCTTCAGCTCAAGAAAACTGCTAACCTGtccttcaaaatgaaatcaacgAGAAAATCTTTGGCGGCTGCATCTGTGTTGTTG ATATTTTTGATCAACGTCTTCAGTGGGAACACTCTGACCTGTCATCCAGAGACAGAGTATCCGATAGGGGATGAATGCTGTCCTCTGTGTCCGCCGG GGAAACGTGTGAAAACGGACTGCACGGAGTACAggagcacttcctgtttgcccTGTGTGAACAGGACCTCCTTCACGACTCATCCCAATGGACTTAGAGAGTGTTTTCCCTGTGCGAGTTGCGGTTCAG gttCCGGACTGAAGATAAACAGTTTGTGCACAACAACATCAGATACAGTTTGTGAACCTATGGAAGGATTCTACTGTATAGACAGAACAGGGGGCCGCTGTGTGGAAgcaaggagacacaaaaaatgtgtctcaGGACAGTACATCAGACATACAG GAACAGCCCTCACAGACACTGAGTGCTCTGACTGCAGTGATGGGACTTTTTCAAATGGGAAATCTACATCttgtcaaccacacacaca ATGTGAATCATTGGACCTTCAGCTGATAAAACCTGGAACTGTGTCGACTGATGCTGAATGTGGAAAGGACTACGATTCAACTAATGTGGTCGCCATTGTAgtgtcttttttattaatttgtgttgttttactttttttactcttttttttctggaagaaCAAAAGACGTCTATTTG gCAAAATAAGAAGTGCAGCGATTCCCACAGAG GGTTCGTCGCCACTTTCACGACCCCTGCGTCACGCTGTCAAACCAAGGAGTACCGAGCCCGTGATGGGCCGTGCTGCCCCGTGCCACGGAGGCGCGACACGTCACGGAGGTGCGACGAGGAACGAGGGACGTGTCCACTGA
- the LOC118316464 gene encoding tumor necrosis factor receptor superfamily member 14 isoform X1, giving the protein MLQLTSAQISVRWCLQLKKTANLSFKMKSTRKSLAAASVLLIFLINVFSGNTLTCHPETEYPIGDECCPLCPPGKRVKTDCTEYRSTSCLPCVNRTSFTTHPNGLRECFPCASCGSGSGLKINSLCTTTSDTVCEPMEGFYCIDRTGGRCVEARRHKKCVSGQYIRHTGTALTDTECSDCSDGTFSNGKSTSCQPHTQCESLDLQLIKPGTVSTDAECGKDYDSTNVVAIVVSFLLICVVLLFLLFFFWKNKRRLFGKIRSAAIPTEQNAAGREGENMVDMTEGTVAGFVATFTTPASRCQTKEYRARDGPCCPVPRRRDTSRRCDEERGTCPLIRTLSTV; this is encoded by the exons ATGCTACAGCTCACCTCAGCCCAGATCTCTGTGAGATGGTGTCTTCAGCTCAAGAAAACTGCTAACCTGtccttcaaaatgaaatcaacgAGAAAATCTTTGGCGGCTGCATCTGTGTTGTTG ATATTTTTGATCAACGTCTTCAGTGGGAACACTCTGACCTGTCATCCAGAGACAGAGTATCCGATAGGGGATGAATGCTGTCCTCTGTGTCCGCCGG GGAAACGTGTGAAAACGGACTGCACGGAGTACAggagcacttcctgtttgcccTGTGTGAACAGGACCTCCTTCACGACTCATCCCAATGGACTTAGAGAGTGTTTTCCCTGTGCGAGTTGCGGTTCAG gttCCGGACTGAAGATAAACAGTTTGTGCACAACAACATCAGATACAGTTTGTGAACCTATGGAAGGATTCTACTGTATAGACAGAACAGGGGGCCGCTGTGTGGAAgcaaggagacacaaaaaatgtgtctcaGGACAGTACATCAGACATACAG GAACAGCCCTCACAGACACTGAGTGCTCTGACTGCAGTGATGGGACTTTTTCAAATGGGAAATCTACATCttgtcaaccacacacaca ATGTGAATCATTGGACCTTCAGCTGATAAAACCTGGAACTGTGTCGACTGATGCTGAATGTGGAAAGGACTACGATTCAACTAATGTGGTCGCCATTGTAgtgtcttttttattaatttgtgttgttttactttttttactcttttttttctggaagaaCAAAAGACGTCTATTTG gCAAAATAAGAAGTGCAGCGATTCCCACAGAG CAAAACGCAGCTGGAAGAGAAGGCGAGAACATGGTGGATATGACAGAGGGAACAGTAGCAG GGTTCGTCGCCACTTTCACGACCCCTGCGTCACGCTGTCAAACCAAGGAGTACCGAGCCCGTGATGGGCCGTGCTGCCCCGTGCCACGGAGGCGCGACACGTCACGGAGGTGCGACGAGGAACGAGGGACGTGTCCACTGATCCGCACCCTGTCCACAGTTTGA